TGCAAACTGTTTTCCATGTTGCATGAGACTTACTCTTTTTGTCCATCCTCTTTGATCTTCTGTTCTACTGCCTGCAGGGCTGCAGCCAGTGAGGCACTGGTCTCCTCTATCTTCTGGTGCACTGCATCTGCTGTCACAACCCCGGCGACCAATGCTGATCCAGTTGAACTGTCCATGGACACCCCACTAATTGAGGAGCGAGGAGGTTTTACAGGTGGGGGTGTAGGGGTGGGGGTTGGGGGAGTTTGGGGCGTTTGTGGAGTTTGAGGTGTCTGTGGAGTGTGAGGGGACTGGGGTGTGTGAGGCGTCTGCACAATCAAGGCTGGTGGGGTTGTAGCCTTGACAGGGTGGTTGGTCTGGGCAGAGGCTGTACTAGCCATTCTGGTGACAGTCTGTTTGGCTGGAGAAGGTGTGGGAGTGGGATTAGGTGTTGCATTTAAAGACTGAAGAACATTTTTTGATGGTTTTGGAGCTGTGGGAGGGGGTGTAGGTTTTGGTGAAATCGGAGGAGGTACTTTTTTTCCTTCAACTGTAAAGAGAAGAGaatagagatagagagagagagagatgggaaGAGACACTGACTGAGCTGACTTTGATTCAACAGAGTAAACACTACAGGGGTCTACGGGATACTCACATAATTGTGTAAAGACAGGGCAAGTGAAAGGGCCGCACTGTGTAGTACCTGGGCTGCCAGGTGCCCCAGCTGGTCCAGGAAAGGGGGCTTTCTTGGTGATGGCAGCTGTTGGTCCCTGCTTCTTCATGTGCTGGGCCAGAACAGGTTTGGGAGACACTGGAGGTTTGACAGACTTGCGAGGGGTACTTTCTGTGACATGGCCTTCCAGGTCGGCACTGTCTCGACGGGGCGAGTTCTCAGGATGTTCTTGGGGCCTTGGCTGCTCTGAAACAGTCACATCTGACGCAGGACGCCTTTTAATTGTGCCTGTCCCATTCTCATATGGTACAGGCATCTGTCCATCTTGAAGTTCCTCTGCATCTTTGTCTTTGCTCTTGGGACGGCGCTTAACTGTGTTTGACTCTGTGAGATGGAACTTGGTGCCATTTGGTTGGTGCCTGGTGGTCTGGACACTCCTTTTCAATGAGGCTGTGGAATCGGCACGAGAAAGATCTTCATGGGGTAAAGAATATGAAATTTCTAGGCCTTCTTCAGCCTCGTCCTTTCCTTGTCTAGGTCTTTGTTTGATAGTGAGATTTCCATCTTCAGCAAATGGAAGATTCTCAGCGGAACTCCCACTAGAACTAGGCTGGGCTTCAGTGCATTGTCTGTCCTGAATTAACTCTGGTCCTCGCTTAGCAGCTGCTACTAAATCAGTCACAGGTCCACTAATGGTCCTGCGGCGGTTCACTACTTCCCCATCTAGTCCAATGGCATCACGTTGCTTTGCTCCTGAACCCACCTGTAGAGAAAAAGCCATGATTTACAGCACCATATAAtggacatttttataaaaaaaagcacTATGACAACAAACTTACCTGCAGATAGTGACCAGCAGATTTCTGCAAAGCGAGACCCTTTGCACCTCCACCAATAGAGGACATTTCTAACATGGCTGCAATGCTTCTCACACTACCTGCACTGCCTGTGTCTACAGTGCCACCCAGGTCACTGGCACGCCTTTGTGGTTGATAGGGAATATCCAGAAGAGGTCCACTGTTAGTCTCCTTGGGCACTTCTGTCAGATTACTACTGGAGCTTGAGATGGCTGAACTAGATCGTttaggaggaggtggaggaggaccCTTCTTTTTTTGTCTGAGTGCAAAAGACTGGCTTCGGTTGACATTCTTGTCTGCCTGTCCCTTCATTGAGTTGCTGCGACCCACCCTAGGCTGTACTGTAGCATATTTTCCTCCTGAATCAGGCACATTCAGCTCATCCCGCTCCTGCTCACCATCAGACACAGCATAGCGATTTAGGCTATGGGCACGTTTTTTAGGCAGACCATACTCATCACAAGCTTCATCGCCATCTGGTGGCAGGCACAAGAGTGGCACTGAAACAGCAGGTCCTTGGGGAGGAGCTTCTATTGATTCAACAGGCTGGGCAGCAGGGTGTGGATGGGACCTTTGAGTTGGGGATTGCGGGTGACCACGAGGTGTTATAGGTTTTTCTGTTTGCTGGACAATCTGCGGACTAGGTTTCGGTTTTCCTGGGGGGTTGCTTGTTGTCTGTGAGGCGGGAGGCTTTGTTTTGGTGGGCGTTTGAGGTGGAGTATAGGGAGGACCTGTACCTTGGGGATAAGACTGACGTGGTTTTGGCTGCGATGATGAAACATTTCTCTGTCCTCCCTGGCTGCTCTGTCGCATGGTACGTGCCTCCTTTTTGGGTGGTCCACTATGCTCTTCTGTGTCTCGGCTCTTATTAATGCTGTTCTCATGCAGACTGCGTGCTCTGTGCTGTGGGCCACTGTTGGTTCTGACCTCTGTGCCATCCTGCACATCAGCAGGGCGCGTAAGAGCTGCCTGTAACTCCCCGCTCAGTTCACTGTCCTGGAAAGTGCTCATTTTAGGGGACATACACTCTCCACTGTCATGGGGTGGGCTCTCAATAGCCATTACTTCCTGAGCAGCTGGAGGCTTTTTGCGCAATGTATTACGACCATCAGATGCCTTCTTGATCTCTGCCAGCTTCTTCACTGCAAGCATTAGCTTCTTCTGGTGTCCTAGGAAAATTTGGTCAGAG
This portion of the Danio rerio strain Tuebingen ecotype United States chromosome 3, GRCz12tu, whole genome shotgun sequence genome encodes:
- the caskin1 gene encoding caskin-1 isoform X22, translating into MGKDQELLQAVKTEDLMTVQKLLQRPKPGKAKLLGSAKRVNVNFQDTDGFSPLHHAALNGNVEVISLLLDSQALVDIRDQKGMRPLHYAAWQGKSEPMKLLLKSGSSVNGQSDEGQIPLHLAAQHGHYDVSEMLLQHQSNPCIVDNAGKTPLDLACEFGRVGVVQLLLNSNMCAALLEPKPGDSTDPNGTSPLHLAAKNGHIDIIRLLIQAGIDINRQTKAGTALHEAALCGKTDVVRLLLDSGINAAVRNTYSQTALDIVYQFTATQASREIKQMLRGKMRDASAALQVRALKDYCNNYDLTSLNIKAGDVITVLEQHSDGRWKGCIHDNRTGNDRVGYFPSSMVEVISKRPGAAGSWSTVTCTQQYQKIQLCAPVCGPVSPAVAMVNGDSYHEIHILPPPPPPPPHSHLPLFTSFGYNRSPNTPEEPHSGQEAKNDQDLASGDRSSVGSSGSVASARSSGSGQSAGSTSILHAQAEGVKLLATVLSQSAKAKEHLLEQTKSLDHPSHASSNKGPSSRSQSLSSCPLHEQPYGEAVSQRKGEAPPEGKDLTAIGVTKPGHRKKITSEINKISVNEWLPDQKPASLGEWLAMIGLSQYHQVLVQNGYENIDFITDITWEDLQEIGITKLGHQKKLMLAVKKLAEIKKASDGRNTLRKKPPAAQEVMAIESPPHDSGECMSPKMSTFQDSELSGELQAALTRPADVQDGTEVRTNSGPQHRARSLHENSINKSRDTEEHSGPPKKEARTMRQSSQGGQRNVSSSQPKPRQSYPQGTGPPYTPPQTPTKTKPPASQTTSNPPGKPKPSPQIVQQTEKPITPRGHPQSPTQRSHPHPAAQPVESIEAPPQGPAVSVPLLCLPPDGDEACDEYGLPKKRAHSLNRYAVSDGEQERDELNVPDSGGKYATVQPRVGRSNSMKGQADKNVNRSQSFALRQKKKGPPPPPPKRSSSAISSSSSNLTEVPKETNSGPLLDIPYQPQRRASDLGGTVDTGSAGSVRSIAAMLEMSSIGGGAKGLALQKSAGHYLQVGSGAKQRDAIGLDGEVVNRRRTISGPVTDLVAAAKRGPELIQDRQCTEAQPSSSGSSAENLPFAEDGNLTIKQRPRQGKDEAEEGLEISYSLPHEDLSRADSTASLKRSVQTTRHQPNGTKFHLTESNTVKRRPKSKDKDAEELQDGQMPVPYENGTGTIKRRPASDVTVSEQPRPQEHPENSPRRDSADLEGHVTESTPRKSVKPPVSPKPVLAQHMKKQGPTAAITKKAPFPGPAGAPGSPGTTQCGPFTCPVFTQLFEGKKVPPPISPKPTPPPTAPKPSKNVLQSLNATPNPTPTPSPAKQTVTRMASTASAQTNHPVKATTPPALIVQTPHTPQSPHTPQTPQTPQTPQTPPTPTPTPPPVKPPRSSISGVSMDSSTGSALVAGVVTADAVHQKIEETSASLAAALQAVEQKIKEDGQKDSIAENKSTVSILDDIGSMFDDLADQLDAMLE
- the caskin1 gene encoding caskin-1 isoform X12; the encoded protein is MGKDQELLQAVKTEDLMTVQKLLQRPKPGKAKLLGSAKRVNVNFQDTDGFSPLHHAALNGNVEVISLLLDSQALVDIRDQKGMRPLHYAAWQGKSEPMKLLLKSGSSVNGQSDEGQIPLHLAAQHGHYDVSEMLLQHQSNPCIVDNAGKTPLDLACEFGRVGVVQLLLNSNMCAALLEPKPGDSTDPNGTSPLHLAAKNGHIDIIRLLIQAGIDINRQTKAGTALHEAALCGKTDVVRLLLDSGINAAVRNTYSQTALDIVYQFTATQASREIKQMLRGKMRDASAALQVRALKDYCNNYDLTSLNIKAGDVITVLEQHSDGRWKGCIHDNRTGNDRVGYFPSSMVEVISKRPGAAGSWSTVTCTQQYQKIQLCAPVCGPVSPAVAMVNGDSYHEIHILPPPPPPPPHSHLPLFTSFGYNRSPNTPEEPHSGQEAKNDQDLASGDRSSVGSSGSVASARSSGSGQSAGSTSILHAQAEGVKLLATVLSQSAKAKEHLLEQTKSLDHPSHASSNKGPSSRSQSLSSCPLHEQPYGEAVSQRKGEAPPEGKSSEAVIEWLSEFQLQVYAPNFINAGYDIPTISRMTPEDLTAIGVTKPGHRKKITSEINKISVNEWLPDQKPASLGEWLAMIGLSQYHQVLVQNGYENIDFITDITWEDLQEIGITKLGHQKKLMLAVKKLAEIKKASDGRNTLRKKPPAAQEVMAIESPPHDSGECMSPKMSTFQDSELSGELQAALTRPADVQDGTEVRTNSGPQHRARSLHENSINKSRDTEEHSGPPKKEARTMRQSSQGGQRNVSSSQPKPRQSYPQGTGPPYTPPQTPTKTKPPASQTTSNPPGKPKPSPQIVQQTEKPITPRGHPQSPTQRSHPHPAAQPVESIEAPPQGPAVSVPLLCLPPDGDEACDEYGLPKKRAHSLNRYAVSDGEQERDELNVPDSGGKYATVQPRVGRSNSMKGQADKNVNRSQSFALRQKKKGPPPPPPKRSSSAISSSSSNLTEVPKETNSGPLLDIPYQPQRRASDLGGTVDTGSAGSVRSIAAMLEMSSIGGGAKGLALQKSAGHYLQVGSGAKQRDAIGLDGEVVNRRRTISGPVTDLVAAAKRGPELIQDRQCTEAQPSSSGSSAENLPFAEDGNLTIKQRPRQGKDEAEEGLEISYSLPHEDLSRADSTASLKRSVQTTRHQPNGTKFHLTESNTVKRRPKSKDKDAEELQDGQMPVPYENGTGTIKRRPASDVTVSEQPRPQEHPENSPRRDSADLEGHVTESTPRKSVKPPVSPKPVLAQHMKKQGPTAAITKKAPFPGPAGAPGSPGTTQCGPFTCPVFTQLFEGKKVPPPISPKPTPPPTAPKPSKNVLQSLNATPNPTPTPSPAKQTVTRMASTASAQTNHPVKATTPPALIVQTPHTPQSPHTPQTPQTPQTPQTPPTPTPTPPPVKPPRSSISGVSMDSSTGSALVAGVVTADAVHQKIEETSASLAAALQAVEQKIKEDGQKDSIAENKSTVSILDDIGSMFDDLADQLDAMLE
- the caskin1 gene encoding caskin-1 isoform X37, translated to MGKDQELLQAVKTEDLMTVQKLLQRPKPGKAKLLGSAKRVNVNFQDTDGFSPLHHAALNGNVEVISLLLDSQALVDIRDQKGMRPLHYAAWQGKSEPMKLLLKSGSSVNGQSDEGQIPLHLAAQHGHYDVSEMLLQHQSNPCIVDNAGKTPLDLACEFGRVGVVQLLLNSNMCAALLEPKPGDSTDPNGTSPLHLAAKNGHIDIIRLLIQAGIDINRQTKAGTALHEAALCGKTDVVRLLLDSGINAAVRNTYSQTALDIVYQFTATQASREIKQMLRGKMRDASAALQVRALKDYCNNYDLTSLNIKAGDVITVLEQHSDGRWKGCIHDNRTGNDRVGYFPSSMVEVISKRPGAAGKRGQQAGGDRSSVGSSGSVASARSSGSGQSAGSTSILHAQAEGVKLLATVLSQSAKAKEHLLEQTKSLDHPSHASSNKGPSSRSQSLSSCPLHEQPYGEAVSQRKGEAPPEGKDLTAIGVTKPGHRKKITSEINKISVNEWLPDQKPASLGEWLAMIGLSQYHQVLVQNGYENIDFITDITWEDLQEIGITKLGHQKKLMLAVKKLAEIKKASDGRNTLRKKPPAAQEVMAIESPPHDSGECMSPKMSTFQDSELSGELQAALTRPADVQDGTEVRTNSGPQHRARSLHENSINKSRDTEEHSGPPKKEARTMRQSSQGGQRNVSSSQPKPRQSYPQGTGPPYTPPQTPTKTKPPASQTTSNPPGKPKPSPQIVQQTEKPITPRGHPQSPTQRSHPHPAAQPVESIEAPPQGPAVSVPLLCLPPDGDEACDEYGLPKKRAHSLNRYAVSDGEQERDELNVPDSGGKYATVQPRVGRSNSMKGQADKNVNRSQSFALRQKKKGPPPPPPKRSSSAISSSSSNLTEVPKETNSGPLLDIPYQPQRRASDLGGTVDTGSAGSVRSIAAMLEMSSIGGGAKGLALQKSAGHYLQVGSGAKQRDAIGLDGEVVNRRRTISGPVTDLVAAAKRGPELIQDRQCTEAQPSSSGSSAENLPFAEDGNLTIKQRPRQGKDEAEEGLEISYSLPHEDLSRADSTASLKRSVQTTRHQPNGTKFHLTESNTVKRRPKSKDKDAEELQDGQMPVPYENGTGTIKRRPASDVTVSEQPRPQEHPENSPRRDSADLEGHVTESTPRKSVKPPVSPKPVLAQHMKKQGPTAAITKKAPFPGPAGAPGSPGTTQCGPFTCPVFTQLFEGKKVPPPISPKPTPPPTAPKPSKNVLQSLNATPNPTPTPSPAKQTVTRMASTASAQTNHPVKATTPPALIVQTPHTPQSPHTPQTPQTPQTPQTPPTPTPTPPPVKPPRSSISGVSMDSSTGSALVAGVVTADAVHQKIEETSASLAAALQAVEQKIKEDGQKDSIAENKSTVSILDDIGSMFDDLADQLDAMLE
- the caskin1 gene encoding caskin-1 isoform X13 encodes the protein MGKDQELLQAVKTEDLMTVQKLLQRPKPGKAKLLGSAKRVNVNFQDTDGFSPLHHAALNGNVEVISLLLDSQALVDIRDQKGMRPLHYAAWQGKSEPMKLLLKSGSSVNGQSDEGQIPLHLAAQHGHYDVSEMLLQHQSNPCIVDNAGKTPLDLACEFGRVGVVQLLLNSNMCAALLEPKPGDSTDPNGTSPLHLAAKNGHIDIIRLLIQAGIDINRQTKAGTALHEAALCGKTDVVRLLLDSGINAAVRNTYSQTALDIVYQFTATQASREIKQMLRGKMRDASAALQVRALKDYCNNYDLTSLNIKAGDVITVLEQHSDGRWKGCIHDNRTGNDRVGYFPSSMVEVISKRPGAAGSWSTVTCTQQYQKIQLCAPVCGPVSPAVAMVNGDSYHEIHILPPPPPPPPHSHLPLFTSFGYNRSPNTPEEPHSGQEAKNDQDLASSRGSESSPHGSPTPAGGPQGGSSEEIWVLRKPVAGGDRSSVGSSGSVASARSSGSGQSAGSTSILHAQAEGVKLLATVLSQSAKAKEHLLEQTKSLDHPSHASSNKGPSSRSQSLSSCPLHEQPYGEAVSQRKGEAPPEGKDLTAIGVTKPGHRKKITSEINKISVNEWLPDQKPASLGEWLAMIGLSQYHQVLVQNGYENIDFITDITWEDLQEIGITKLGHQKKLMLAVKKLAEIKKASDGRNTLRKKPPAAQEVMAIESPPHDSGECMSPKMSTFQDSELSGELQAALTRPADVQDGTEVRTNSGPQHRARSLHENSINKSRDTEEHSGPPKKEARTMRQSSQGGQRNVSSSQPKPRQSYPQGTGPPYTPPQTPTKTKPPASQTTSNPPGKPKPSPQIVQQTEKPITPRGHPQSPTQRSHPHPAAQPVESIEAPPQGPAVSVPLLCLPPDGDEACDEYGLPKKRAHSLNRYAVSDGEQERDELNVPDSGGKYATVQPRVGRSNSMKGQADKNVNRSQSFALRQKKKGPPPPPPKRSSSAISSSSSNLTEVPKETNSGPLLDIPYQPQRRASDLGGTVDTGSAGSVRSIAAMLEMSSIGGGAKGLALQKSAGHYLQVGSGAKQRDAIGLDGEVVNRRRTISGPVTDLVAAAKRGPELIQDRQCTEAQPSSSGSSAENLPFAEDGNLTIKQRPRQGKDEAEEGLEISYSLPHEDLSRADSTASLKRSVQTTRHQPNGTKFHLTESNTVKRRPKSKDKDAEELQDGQMPVPYENGTGTIKRRPASDVTVSEQPRPQEHPENSPRRDSADLEGHVTESTPRKSVKPPVSPKPVLAQHMKKQGPTAAITKKAPFPGPAGAPGSPGTTQCGPFTCPVFTQLFEGKKVPPPISPKPTPPPTAPKPSKNVLQSLNATPNPTPTPSPAKQTVTRMASTASAQTNHPVKATTPPALIVQTPHTPQSPHTPQTPQTPQTPQTPPTPTPTPPPVKPPRSSISGVSMDSSTGSALVAGVVTADAVHQKIEETSASLAAALQAVEQKIKEDGQKDSIAENKSTVSILDDIGSMFDDLADQLDAMLE
- the caskin1 gene encoding caskin-1 isoform X3; the protein is MGKDQELLQAVKTEDLMTVQKLLQRPKPGKAKLLGSAKRVNVNFQDTDGFSPLHHAALNGNVEVISLLLDSQALVDIRDQKGMRPLHYAAWQGKSEPMKLLLKSGSSVNGQSDEGQIPLHLAAQHGHYDVSEMLLQHQSNPCIVDNAGKTPLDLACEFGRVGVVQLLLNSNMCAALLEPKPGDSTDPNGTSPLHLAAKNGHIDIIRLLIQAGIDINRQTKAGTALHEAALCGKTDVVRLLLDSGINAAVRNTYSQTALDIVYQFTATQASREIKQMLRGKMRDASAALQVRALKDYCNNYDLTSLNIKAGDVITVLEQHSDGRWKGCIHDNRTGNDRVGYFPSSMVEVISKRPGAAGSWSTVTCTQQYQKIQLCAPVCGPVSPAVAMVNGDSYHEIHILPPPPPPPPHSHLPLFTSFGYNRSPNTPEEPHSGQEAKNDQDLASSRGSESSPHGSPTPAGGPQGGSSEEIWVLRKPVAGGDRSSVGSSGSVASARSSGSGQSAGSTSILHAQAEGVKLLATVLSQSAKAKEHLLEQTKSLDHPSHASSNKGPSSRSQSLSSCPLHEQPYGEAVSQRKGEAPPEGKSSEAVIEWLSEFQLQVYAPNFINAGYDIPTISRMTPEDLTAIGVTKPGHRKKITSEINKISVNEWLPDQKPASLGEWLAMIGLSQYHQVLVQNGYENIDFITDITWEDLQEIGITKLGHQKKLMLAVKKLAEIKKASDGRNTLRKKPPAAQEVMAIESPPHDSGECMSPKMSTFQDSELSGELQAALTRPADVQDGTEVRTNSGPQHRARSLHENSINKSRDTEEHSGPPKKEARTMRQSSQGGQRNVSSSQPKPRQSYPQGTGPPYTPPQTPTKTKPPASQTTSNPPGKPKPSPQIVQQTEKPITPRGHPQSPTQRSHPHPAAQPVESIEAPPQGPAVSVPLLCLPPDGDEACDEYGLPKKRAHSLNRYAVSDGEQERDELNVPDSGGKYATVQPRVGRSNSMKGQADKNVNRSQSFALRQKKKGPPPPPPKRSSSAISSSSSNLTEVPKETNSGPLLDIPYQPQRRASDLGGTVDTGSAGSVRSIAAMLEMSSIGGGAKGLALQKSAGHYLQVGSGAKQRDAIGLDGEVVNRRRTISGPVTDLVAAAKRGPELIQDRQCTEAQPSSSGSSAENLPFAEDGNLTIKQRPRQGKDEAEEGLEISYSLPHEDLSRADSTASLKRSVQTTRHQPNGTKFHLTESNTVKRRPKSKDKDAEELQDGQMPVPYENGTGTIKRRPASDVTVSEQPRPQEHPENSPRRDSADLEGHVTESTPRKSVKPPVSPKPVLAQHMKKQGPTAAITKKAPFPGPAGAPGSPGTTQCGPFTCPVFTQLFEGKKVPPPISPKPTPPPTAPKPSKNVLQSLNATPNPTPTPSPAKQTVTRMASTASAQTNHPVKATTPPALIVQTPHTPQSPHTPQTPQTPQTPQTPPTPTPTPPPVKPPRSSISGVSMDSSTGSALVAGVVTADAVHQKIEETSASLAAALQAVEQKIKEDGQKDSIAENKSTVSILDDIGSMFDDLADQLDAMLE
- the caskin1 gene encoding caskin-1 isoform X29, with the translated sequence MGKDQELLQAVKTEDLMTVQKLLQRPKPGKAKLLGSAKRVNVNFQDTDGFSPLHHAALNGNVEVISLLLDSQALVDIRDQKGMRPLHYAAWQGKSEPMKLLLKSGSSVNGQSDEGQIPLHLAAQHGHYDVSEMLLQHQSNPCIVDNAGKTPLDLACEFGRVGVVQLLLNSNMCAALLEPKPGDSTDPNGTSPLHLAAKNGHIDIIRLLIQAGIDINRQTKAGTALHEAALCGKTDVVRLLLDSGINAAVRNTYSQTALDIVYQFTATQASREIKQMLRGKMRDASAALQVRALKDYCNNYDLTSLNIKAGDVITVLEQHSDGRWKGCIHDNRTGNDRVGYFPSSMVEVISKRPGAAGKRGQQAGGDRSSVGSSGSVASARSSGSGQSAGSTSILHAQAEGVKLLATVLSQSAKAKEHLLEQTKSLDHPSHASSNKGPSSRSQSLSSCPLHEQPYGEAVSQRKGEAPPEGKSSEAVIEWLSEFQLQVYAPNFINAGYDIPTISRMTPEDLTAIGVTKPGHRKKITSEINKISVNEWLPDQKPASLGEWLAMIGLSQYHQVLVQNGYENIDFITDITWEDLQEIGITKLGHQKKLMLAVKKLAEIKKASDGRNTLRKKPPAAQEVMAIESPPHDSGECMSPKMSTFQDSELSGELQAALTRPADVQDGTEVRTNSGPQHRARSLHENSINKSRDTEEHSGPPKKEARTMRQSSQGGQRNVSSSQPKPRQSYPQGTGPPYTPPQTPTKTKPPASQTTSNPPGKPKPSPQIVQQTEKPITPRGHPQSPTQRSHPHPAAQPVESIEAPPQGPAVSVPLLCLPPDGDEACDEYGLPKKRAHSLNRYAVSDGEQERDELNVPDSGGKYATVQPRVGRSNSMKGQADKNVNRSQSFALRQKKKGPPPPPPKRSSSAISSSSSNLTEVPKETNSGPLLDIPYQPQRRASDLGGTVDTGSAGSVRSIAAMLEMSSIGGGAKGLALQKSAGHYLQVGSGAKQRDAIGLDGEVVNRRRTISGPVTDLVAAAKRGPELIQDRQCTEAQPSSSGSSAENLPFAEDGNLTIKQRPRQGKDEAEEGLEISYSLPHEDLSRADSTASLKRSVQTTRHQPNGTKFHLTESNTVKRRPKSKDKDAEELQDGQMPVPYENGTGTIKRRPASDVTVSEQPRPQEHPENSPRRDSADLEGHVTESTPRKSVKPPVSPKPVLAQHMKKQGPTAAITKKAPFPGPAGAPGSPGTTQCGPFTCPVFTQLFEGKKVPPPISPKPTPPPTAPKPSKNVLQSLNATPNPTPTPSPAKQTVTRMASTASAQTNHPVKATTPPALIVQTPHTPQSPHTPQTPQTPQTPQTPPTPTPTPPPVKPPRSSISGVSMDSSTGSALVAGVVTADAVHQKIEETSASLAAALQAVEQKIKEDGQKDSIAENKSTVSILDDIGSMFDDLADQLDAMLE
- the caskin1 gene encoding caskin-1 isoform X26, coding for MGKDQELLQAVKTEDLMTVQKLLQRPKPGKAKLLGSAKRVNVNFQDTDGFSPLHHAALNGNVEVISLLLDSQALVDIRDQKGMRPLHYAAWQGKSEPMKLLLKSGSSVNGQSDEGQIPLHLAAQHGHYDVSEMLLQHQSNPCIVDNAGKTPLDLACEFGRVGVVQLLLNSNMCAALLEPKPGDSTDPNGTSPLHLAAKNGHIDIIRLLIQAGIDINRQTKAGTALHEAALCGKTDVVRLLLDSGINAAVRNTYSQTALDIVYQFTATQASREIKQMLRGKMRDASAALQVRALKDYCNNYDLTSLNIKAGDVITVLEQHSDGRWKGCIHDNRTGNDRVGYFPSSMVEVISKRPGAAGSRGSESSPHGSPTPAGGPQGGSSEEIWVLRKPVAGGDRSSVGSSGSVASARSSGSGQSAGSTSILHAQAEGVKLLATVLSQSAKAKEHLLEQTKSLDHPSHASSNKGPSSRSQSLSSCPLHEQPYGEAVSQRKGEAPPEGKSSEAVIEWLSEFQLQVYAPNFINAGYDIPTISRMTPEDLTAIGVTKPGHRKKITSEINKISVNEWLPDQKPASLGEWLAMIGLSQYHQVLVQNGYENIDFITDITWEDLQEIGITKLGHQKKLMLAVKKLAEIKKASDGRNTLRKKPPAAQEVMAIESPPHDSGECMSPKMSTFQDSELSGELQAALTRPADVQDGTEVRTNSGPQHRARSLHENSINKSRDTEEHSGPPKKEARTMRQSSQGGQRNVSSSQPKPRQSYPQGTGPPYTPPQTPTKTKPPASQTTSNPPGKPKPSPQIVQQTEKPITPRGHPQSPTQRSHPHPAAQPVESIEAPPQGPAVSVPLLCLPPDGDEACDEYGLPKKRAHSLNRYAVSDGEQERDELNVPDSGGKYATVQPRVGRSNSMKGQADKNVNRSQSFALRQKKKGPPPPPPKRSSSAISSSSSNLTEVPKETNSGPLLDIPYQPQRRASDLGGTVDTGSAGSVRSIAAMLEMSSIGGGAKGLALQKSAGHYLQVGSGAKQRDAIGLDGEVVNRRRTISGPVTDLVAAAKRGPELIQDRQCTEAQPSSSGSSAENLPFAEDGNLTIKQRPRQGKDEAEEGLEISYSLPHEDLSRADSTASLKRSVQTTRHQPNGTKFHLTESNTVKRRPKSKDKDAEELQDGQMPVPYENGTGTIKRRPASDVTVSEQPRPQEHPENSPRRDSADLEGHVTESTPRKSVKPPVSPKPVLAQHMKKQGPTAAITKKAPFPGPAGAPGSPGTTQCGPFTCPVFTQLFEGKKVPPPISPKPTPPPTAPKPSKNVLQSLNATPNPTPTPSPAKQTVTRMASTASAQTNHPVKATTPPALIVQTPHTPQSPHTPQTPQTPQTPQTPPTPTPTPPPVKPPRSSISGVSMDSSTGSALVAGVVTADAVHQKIEETSASLAAALQAVEQKIKEDGQKDSIAENKSTVSILDDIGSMFDDLADQLDAMLE
- the caskin1 gene encoding caskin-1 isoform X10 — translated: MGKDQELLQAVKTEDLMTVQKLLQRPKPGKAKLLGSAKRVNVNFQDTDGFSPLHHAALNGNVEVISLLLDSQALVDIRDQKGMRPLHYAAWQGKSEPMKLLLKSGSSVNGQSDEGQIPLHLAAQHGHYDVSEMLLQHQSNPCIVDNAGKTPLDLACEFGRVGVVQLLLNSNMCAALLEPKPGDSTDPNGTSPLHLAAKNGHIDIIRLLIQAGIDINRQTKAGTALHEAALCGKTDVVRLLLDSGINAAVRNTYSQTALDIVYQFTATQASREIKQMLRGKMRDASAALQVRALKDYCNNYDLTSLNIKAGDVITVLEQHSDGRWKGCIHDNRTGNDRVGYFPSSMVEVISKRPGAAGKRGQQAGSWSTVTCTQQYQKIQLCAPVCGPVSPAVAMVNGDSYHEIHILPPPPPPPPHSHLPLFTSFGYNRSPNTPEEPHSGQEAKNDQDLASSRGSESSPHGSPTPAGGPQGGSSEEIWVLRKPVAGGDRSSVGSSGSVASARSSGSGQSAGSTSILHAQAEGVKLLATVLSQSAKAKEHLLEQTKSLDHPSHASSNKGPSSRSQSLSSCPLHEQPYGEAVSQRKGEAPPEGKDLTAIGVTKPGHRKKITSEINKISVNEWLPDQKPASLGEWLAMIGLSQYHQVLVQNGYENIDFITDITWEDLQEIGITKLGHQKKLMLAVKKLAEIKKASDGRNTLRKKPPAAQEVMAIESPPHDSGECMSPKMSTFQDSELSGELQAALTRPADVQDGTEVRTNSGPQHRARSLHENSINKSRDTEEHSGPPKKEARTMRQSSQGGQRNVSSSQPKPRQSYPQGTGPPYTPPQTPTKTKPPASQTTSNPPGKPKPSPQIVQQTEKPITPRGHPQSPTQRSHPHPAAQPVESIEAPPQGPAVSVPLLCLPPDGDEACDEYGLPKKRAHSLNRYAVSDGEQERDELNVPDSGGKYATVQPRVGRSNSMKGQADKNVNRSQSFALRQKKKGPPPPPPKRSSSAISSSSSNLTEVPKETNSGPLLDIPYQPQRRASDLGGTVDTGSAGSVRSIAAMLEMSSIGGGAKGLALQKSAGHYLQVGSGAKQRDAIGLDGEVVNRRRTISGPVTDLVAAAKRGPELIQDRQCTEAQPSSSGSSAENLPFAEDGNLTIKQRPRQGKDEAEEGLEISYSLPHEDLSRADSTASLKRSVQTTRHQPNGTKFHLTESNTVKRRPKSKDKDAEELQDGQMPVPYENGTGTIKRRPASDVTVSEQPRPQEHPENSPRRDSADLEGHVTESTPRKSVKPPVSPKPVLAQHMKKQGPTAAITKKAPFPGPAGAPGSPGTTQCGPFTCPVFTQLFEGKKVPPPISPKPTPPPTAPKPSKNVLQSLNATPNPTPTPSPAKQTVTRMASTASAQTNHPVKATTPPALIVQTPHTPQSPHTPQTPQTPQTPQTPPTPTPTPPPVKPPRSSISGVSMDSSTGSALVAGVVTADAVHQKIEETSASLAAALQAVEQKIKEDGQKDSIAENKSTVSILDDIGSMFDDLADQLDAMLE